Genomic DNA from Fimbriimonas ginsengisoli Gsoil 348:
GGTGTAAAAGCCTGGCGCATAGATCGTGTGCCGGTACCAGGTCCGTCGGGGCAAACCCGGTCCGAGGAGGGCGCGCTCGCACTGAATGAGCTTCGCGTCGTTCGGGCGAGAATTTTTCGCGGCTTCCTTCAATCGGGCGACCGCGTCCAGCAATGGCTTCAGATCCACCTTCGGGACCGCGGCTTTGGGAACTGGGATGATGTTTTTGTCGCGCGGATCGAAGGAGGCGGCTAAGGAGCCGTCGGCGATGGAGGCGTTAAGGTCATCGGTCTTCTGTCGCATCTCGTCCACGAGGGCGACGACCTCCTTCGCATACTTCTCGACGACAGTTGCGAATCGGCCGTAGTCCATCGGGAGCGAATCGGCGTTCGCCATGCGAAGAACCGCGCGGCCACCGGTCTTGGCGAGCAGAACGCCGTAAGCATAGTCGGGGTCCAGGAATCGGGTGAACCACTCGAAGGTGTCGTAAGCTGAGTGGTACTGGTTGCCCTCCCCTTCGCCTCCGAAGCCGAAGTTTAACGATGCCACTCCGATGTGCTGAAGGAACGGGGAATAGTCGCTTCCCGATCCTAACGGCGAGATGGCGAGATCGTCGGCGCTGCGCGCTTTCTTCTTCTCTTCAGCAGCGCCGGTCACAATGGCGCGGGCGCGCAGCCGGGCTCCGATAGACATCGGCGCTTCGGCATCGGGGACGTCGCGCATGATACCGTTCATGAATGGCTCCAGGCTGTGCGACCCGCCGACGCCGAAGAAGCCGCGAGAGTTGGAGTCGGAATTGATGTAGGCGACCGCCTTTTGCGATAGCTCCTCGGCGTGAGTCTCAACCCACTCGGTCGAACCGAGCAACCCCGGCTCTTCTCCGTCCCACGAGCAGTAGACGATGGTACGTTTCGGCTTCCATCCATTCTTGGCCAGCGCTCCGAGCGCCTTTGCTTCGGACAACATTGCGACTTGGCCGCTGAGAGGATCGTCGGCGCCACAGACCCAGGCGTCGTGGTGGTTTCCACGAATCACCCACTGGTCTTTCAGATCTGTTCCGGGAAGGATCGCGATGACGTCTCGCGCCTCCACCAGCTGCCAATCAAACTCGACCTTCAACCGAACCGTGGATTTACCCGGTCCGATATGGTAGGTGAGGGGTAGCGCGCCGCGCCAGGCCTCCGGCGCGACGGGTCCCGTAAGATCTTTTAGCAGTGGGATGGCATCCCCGTAAGAAATCGGAAGGGTCGGAATCTTAGTGATCGTCGGCGCTTCGGTGACAGCGAGCCGTTTGGCATCCTTGGTCGCTCCGATTCCCGGGGTGAGCGGGTCGCCCGGGTACACCGGCATGTCGGCGATCGAGCCTCGCTGGACGGAGTCCTCGTTTCGATAACCGCCCTGCGGGTAGACGTCTCCCTGGAAGTAGCCGTCGTCTTTCGGATCGGAGTAGATAAGGCACCCGATCGCGCCATGCTCGGCCGCGACTTTCGGCTTAATTCCGCGCCATCCGCCGCCGTATCGGGCGATGACGATCTTGCCCTTAACCTCAATGCCGCGCTTTTCCAGTTCCTCATAGTCCGCCGGCATGCCGAAGTTGACATAAACCAGCTTTCCACGTACGTCTCCGTCACGCGAGTAAGCGTTGTATGGGGGGAGTTCCTCGGCGGTTAGGCGGGCAGAGGTGTCGCCGACGATCGGTGGCTCGGTCAGCTTCGCCTTGAACATCCCCATCGTGAGGATTCGGGTGCGGGGAGAGGGGAAGAGGACGGTGAACGTCTCGATGTGGGCTTGGAGTCCAAAGGACTCGTAAAGCTTGAGCATGAAGTTTGCGTTTTCTAACCCGTAAGGAGATCCTACGTGGTGCGGACGCGCGCTCAGGCGTTTCATCCATCCGCGGAGGTCACCGGCGTTAATCGCGGCATCGAACTTAGTTTCGAGCTCGCGCTCGCGCACGGAGCCGACCGGGGAGAATCCAACCAGCGGGATCGGCTTCGGTTGAGGAAGCGGACTTTGGCTTGGGGTGGATTGGGGAAAGAGCAGGGCAAGGGAGGCAGCGACGATGCTCATAACCGAGCCCGGAGACTACCTCGGTCGGCTACCCTTATGGGAAATGGAATTCGACGGCATCATCGATATTTCGCGTACGATCACCGCGGAATCGGTCGTGTATCCGGGCGATCCTCGGTTGGAGATGTCGCCATTCCTGTCGATCGGCGAAGAGTCGCCTTGTAACGTGACCCGTCTTGGCTGGATTACCCACTTCCTCACCCATGTCGATCCGCCGCTCCATTTCGTAGCTGGTGGATTATCGGTGGCCGAAATGAGCCTCGATTCGTTTTGTGGCCAAGCGGTGGTGGTTCACGCTCACGGGGCTGTGATCGAGCCCGCCGATCTTCCTATGGCGGAAGAAATCCGCGGGCGTTGCATTCTATTTAGAACATCCAACTCTGATCGATGGGACCCGCGTACGTTCATCGAAGACCACGTCTATGTGGCGCACGAGACTGCGCTCAGCCTTGTCGAGATGGGTGCGAAGCTGGTTGGGATCGACTACCTTAGCCCCGATCGTTTCGGGGACGAGGAGTATCCAGTGCACCGCACTCTACTTGGCGCGGGCATTCCGATCCTCGAGGGGATCGACCTCTTGCAGGTGGCTCCGGGGCGGTATAGCTTATTCGCGCTTCCCCTTAAGATCGCGGAGGGGGATGGATCGCCTGTTCGGGCGATTTTGCTGCC
This window encodes:
- a CDS encoding transferrin receptor-like dimerization domain-containing protein, with translation MSIVAASLALLFPQSTPSQSPLPQPKPIPLVGFSPVGSVRERELETKFDAAINAGDLRGWMKRLSARPHHVGSPYGLENANFMLKLYESFGLQAHIETFTVLFPSPRTRILTMGMFKAKLTEPPIVGDTSARLTAEELPPYNAYSRDGDVRGKLVYVNFGMPADYEELEKRGIEVKGKIVIARYGGGWRGIKPKVAAEHGAIGCLIYSDPKDDGYFQGDVYPQGGYRNEDSVQRGSIADMPVYPGDPLTPGIGATKDAKRLAVTEAPTITKIPTLPISYGDAIPLLKDLTGPVAPEAWRGALPLTYHIGPGKSTVRLKVEFDWQLVEARDVIAILPGTDLKDQWVIRGNHHDAWVCGADDPLSGQVAMLSEAKALGALAKNGWKPKRTIVYCSWDGEEPGLLGSTEWVETHAEELSQKAVAYINSDSNSRGFFGVGGSHSLEPFMNGIMRDVPDAEAPMSIGARLRARAIVTGAAEEKKKARSADDLAISPLGSGSDYSPFLQHIGVASLNFGFGGEGEGNQYHSAYDTFEWFTRFLDPDYAYGVLLAKTGGRAVLRMANADSLPMDYGRFATVVEKYAKEVVALVDEMRQKTDDLNASIADGSLAASFDPRDKNIIPVPKAAVPKVDLKPLLDAVARLKEAAKNSRPNDAKLIQCERALLGPGLPRRTWYRHTIYAPGFYTGYGVKTLPGIREAIEQRNWPEAEEQAKIAAESLDKLAALLRN
- a CDS encoding cyclase family protein, which codes for MEFDGIIDISRTITAESVVYPGDPRLEMSPFLSIGEESPCNVTRLGWITHFLTHVDPPLHFVAGGLSVAEMSLDSFCGQAVVVHAHGAVIEPADLPMAEEIRGRCILFRTSNSDRWDPRTFIEDHVYVAHETALSLVEMGAKLVGIDYLSPDRFGDEEYPVHRTLLGAGIPILEGIDLLQVAPGRYSLFALPLKIAEGDGSPVRAILLPFK